In Juglans microcarpa x Juglans regia isolate MS1-56 chromosome 8D, Jm3101_v1.0, whole genome shotgun sequence, the following are encoded in one genomic region:
- the LOC121242061 gene encoding U-box domain-containing protein 28-like, translating to MGREELSIAVPSPFRCPISMEVMKSPVSLCTGVTYDRSSIQHWLESGHDTCPATMQVLPSKHLVPNLTLHRLIHLWLLHHHHSSLNSPSSSSSSTSASISSEQVRVFVDMIEGDNGGQLDCHDYLAKIVDFAKVRDENRRFLAHSESFVEVIVSFLCKSREIEVLELVVRVLYLIMSQKGVEERVHRLIFGSNNQKYFSSICLLLRDGSLSSKIESVRILESLASDSESKRGIAEKEDLVSVLFHLLSSDNADTADLHDAILSCLIAVSGSRFGKSKLIRLGLVRVLSERLSNPNTKTSTAEKSLNLLSVAASCGEGRSTISEDSKQCAAAVVERLMKAGTEDAVAVLWGMCCLHGDRKVKDVVVKSNGVTKLLLVMQSEYCEGHVRWMCAELLKVLRDGFKSAASGGLGLGRYETKTTHIMPC from the coding sequence ATGGGTAGGGAGGAACTGTCCATAGCCGTACCCAGTCCCTTCAGGTGCCCCATCTCCATGGAGGTGATGAAATCCCCTGTGAGCTTGTGCACGGGGGTCACCTACGACCGCTCCAGCATCCAGCACTGGCTCGAGTCCGGCCACGACACTTGTCCAGCCACCATGCAGGTCCTCCCCTCCAAGCACCTTGTTCCCAACCTCACCCTCCATCGCCTCATCCACCTCTGGCTCCTCCATCACCACCACTCCTCACTCAATTCTCCGTCTTCCTCCTCGTCTAGTACTTCCGCTTCGATCTCGTCTGAGCAAGTTCGGGTTTTCGTCGACATGATTGAGGGCGATAACGGCGGCCAGCTTGATTGCCATGATTACCTGGCAAAGATTGTGGACTTCGCGAAAGTTCGCGACGAGAACCGGAGGTTTCTGGCTCATTCCGAAAGCTTCGTGGAGGTCATCGTCAGTTTTCTTTGCAAAAGTAGGGAGATAGAGGTTTTGGAGTTGGTTGTTAGggttttatatttgattatgtcACAAAAGGGAGTTGAAGAACGAGTGCACAGGTTGATTTTCGGAAGCAATAACCAAAAATACTTCTCTTCGATTTGTTTGCTTTTGCGAGACGGAAGTTTAAGCTCGAAGATCGAGTCGGTGAGGATTTTGGAGTCGCTTGCTTCCGACTCCGAATCCAAACGCGGAATCGCAGAAAAGGAGGACCTTGTCTCGGTGCTGTTTCATCTCTTGAGCTCTGACAATGCCGATACAGCCGACCTACACGACGCCATTTTGTCGTGTTTAATCGCCGTCTCAGGTAGTCGTTTTGGAAAATCCAAACTCATCCGGTTGGGACTCGTTCGAGTCCTCTCCGAAAGGCTCTCAAACCCCAACACCAAGACTTCCACCGCCGAGAAGTCTTTAAACCTATTATCAGTGGCTGCCTCATGCGGGGAGGGTAGGTCGACCATAAGCGAGGACTCAAAGCAGTGCGCGGCGGCTGTAGTGGAGAGGCTGATGAAGGCAGGGACAGAGGACGCGGTGGCAGTGCTGTGGGGAATGTGCTGCTTGCATGGAGACAGGAAGGTGAAGGACGTTGTGGTGAAGAGCAATGGGGTGACGAAGCTGCTGTTGGTGATGCAGAGCGAGTACTGCGAGGGCCATGTGAGGTGGATGTGCGCGGAGCTGCTTAAGGTCTTGAGGGATGGGTTCAAGTCCGCCGCAAGCGGCGgtttggggttggggaggtATGAGACGAAGACTACTCACATCATGCCCTGCTAA